GCGAGAATgaataacaaataaaaacattctaACTTATTTGTACCAATTTTCTTTTTTACTAGGAGAGTGATCAGTCAGTTATGTCCTAATTTTCTCTGACAGCGTCCAGTCTATTTAGTCCTGCTAGTACCGGTCAGCAGGCCAAGTCAACAATGTCTCCGGCCCAAGTAGACCCTTTCTTCACTCAGGGAGACGCACTGTCTTCTGAAGACCATCTAGATGATACTTGGATCACTGTATTTGGGTATGTTCCTTgtattgcaccccccccccctcctaatATCTAACTTTTAACTGTTGAAATGATTGGGTACACTCTTTTATAGGTCACCTGGTTAACCAGGTGGACAGAGTTTTCACTGTAGGACCAATCAAATCCTCTCCGTTCACTTTTAAGCGAGACCTTAAACAGATGCACCGAGTGTGTTTTGATCTGTGGCCCACAATGCAGCACCCATAGAATGGGATTATCGAGGTGAAAAATAAACAGCTTCCTGAATGACTAAAGCATTTCGTTAAAACAGGTTCCCTCCGGCCTCCGCGTCTTATATTCTGTTGCAGTTCGCCCAGTATGGAAACATAACGAAACACGTGGTAACGATATTTGCATCCTTTTGAAAATAATGTTccaagtgtgtgtgagtgcgcgtgtattttttgttgttgtgtgcgCTTATATTTGTGTCTGCGCACGCAGGTGTTCTGTCCTGTCACACCGTTCTGTTCTCTTGTTCTACTAGATGTCCAACACCGGTAACTGGATGCACTTTCAATATCAGTCAAAACTACAAGCAAGAAAAGCTCTTAGTAAAGACGGGAAGATTTTTGGCGAGGCTATAATGATTGGTGTTAAACCATGCATCGATAAGGTAAATCACTCTGGGTACATTTTTAAATTAGGAAAACTTTCATTTTGTGATAATTGGAATTTACCCTGTAAGAATAATTCAACTGAAAAGTCAACATTTAAATAAATActtatttctttttttttgtctcgggtctctctctctctctctctcagaatgtgATGGAGAGCTCAGACCGAGGCTCTACGTCCTCTGGCTCAGTGTTTACTCCTCCAGTCAGAAATGGAACCCCCAGCCACCATGTCACTACACCTCGCTCCTCTATGAGGCCCCTCAGTGCAGCCTATAAGGCCTGCAGCAGTGACTATCAGGTAGGATCAGGGAGTTTAACCATTCAATACTTAATTGCCAAACCAATGGAAGTTTGTTTGTCACAAGAAAAAAGACGAGGACCATGgcacttttcattttttatttatttatttttatcagagaggtaaggaaataaataggccatggtggcaaagtaattacaatatagcaattaaacactggaatgctGGTAGTGCTAGCCTTGCCCTCATGTGGTGCTAGCCTCACAAGCTAGGAAGTGCTAGCCTTGCCCTCATGTGGTGCTAGCCTCACAAGCTAGGAAGTGCTAGCCTTGCCCTCATGTGGTGCTAGCCTCACAAGCTAGGAAGTGCTAGCCTTGCCCTCATGTGGTGCTAGCCTCACAAGCTAGGTAGTGCTAGCCTTGCCCTCATGTGGTGCTAGCCTCACAAGCTAGGTTGTGCTAGCCTTGCCCTCATGTGGTGCTAGCCTCAGAACAGGTAGTGCAGCcttgccaaatcaaatcaaatcaaattttatttgtcatgtgGTGCTAgccttgtgcttctagttccgacaatgcagctAGGTAGTGCTACGTATCAGCAGCTATTGTCAGCCAATTCAGTAGGGGTTGGAAGCCAGCGCTATACCTTATTTCTTACTTGTCAGAACAACAATTGACTACATTTTTCCATGTTGCAGCATCAGAACAACAATTGACTACATTTTTCCATGTTGCAAGGAACAACTTAACCAAAATAACCTTAATTAATCTGGAGTTGGGTCTGGCTGTGTTGGCATCacatctgatggccttgagatgatTGAGAGTCCCTCGGGATGATAGCAGCTCACAATTGGCCCGGGTTTGGCCCGGCAGCTCACAATTGTAGGGTTtggcccgtcattgtaaatgagaacacattcttaactgacttgccaagttaaataaaggttcaatttcaattttattttttatatatcaCTGGTATTGACACAGGAAGGCCGCTGGTCTCTGATCCCATGTATAAGACACCATTTCCTGCCGTTGTAGccttaagcaaggcacttaacaccCCACAAAGTAACACACTGCACTGATAGGCTGCTGTGGAAAACACATGTGGCCCGTCAACCCTCCACCTGGAGAGTTACTGGGTGTGAAGGCTTTGGTCCAACCATGCTTAAACACACCGGAGTCCGCTTATCAAGGTCCTGTTGAGAagttgcttttttttttttttttacaatgtggGTTGTGAGAGCAGGGCTGGAATAAAAGCCTGCTCACCCAgtatctctcctggaggatggttgatCTCACCCAGTAGCTCTCCTAGAGGATGGTTGACCTCCCTGCTCACCCAGtagctctcctggaggatggttggccTCCCTGCTCACCCAGtagctctcctggaggatggttggccTCCCTGCTCACCCAGTAGCTCTCCTAGAGGATGGTTGACCTCACCCAGtagctctcctggaggatggttgacctcacccagtagctctcctggaggatggttgaccTCACCCAGTAGCTCTCCTAGAGGATGGTTGGCCTCCCTGCTCACCCAGtagctctcctggaggatggttgatCTCACCCAGTAGCTCTCCTAGAGGATGGTTGACCTCCCCGTTCACCCAGTaactctcctggaggatggttgacctcacccagtagctctcctggaggatggttgacctcacccagtagctctcctggaggatggttgacctcacccagtagctctcctggaggatggttgacctcacccagtagctctcctggaggatggttgaccTCACCCAGTAGCTCTCCTAGAGGATGGTTGACCTCACCCAGTATCTCTCCTAGAGGATGGTTGACCTCACCCAgtatctctcctggaggatggttgaccTCCCCGCTCACCCAgtatctctcctggaggatggttgaccTCCCCGCTCACCCAGTaactctcctggaggatggttgaccTCCCCGCTCACCCAGTaactctcctggaggatggttgaccTCCCCGCTCACCCAGTaactctcctggaggatggttgaccTCACCCAGTATCTCTCCTAGAGGATGGTTGACCTCACCCAGTAGCTCTCCTAGAGGATGGTTGACCTCCCCGCTCACCCAgtatctctcctggaggatggttggccTCCCCGTTCACCCAGtagctctcctggaggatggttgacctcacccagtagctctcctggaggatggttgacctcacccagtagctctcctggaggatggttgaccTCCCCGCTCACCCAGTaactctcctggaggatggttgaccTCCCCGCTCACCCAGtagctctcctggaggatggttgaccTCCCCACTCCCCAGtagctctcctggaggatggttgaccTCCCCGCTCACCCAGTAACTCCTGGAGATGGTTGGCCTCCTCGCTCACCCAGTaactctcctggaggatggttggccTCCTCGCTCACCCAgtatctctcctggaggatggttgatCTCTCCTGGAGGTTGGCCTCCTAGCTCACCCAgtatctctcctggaggatggttggccTCACCCAGTAGCTCTCCTAGAGGATGGTTGACCTCCCCGCTCACCCAGTaactctcctggaggatggttgatCTCTCCGCTCCCCCAGtagctctcctggaggatggttgaccTCTCCGCTCCCCCAGtagctctcctggaggatggttgaccTCCCCGCTCCCCCAGtagctctcctggaggatggttggccTCCCCGCTCACCCAgtatctctcctggaggatggttgacctcacccagtatctctcctggaggatggttgacctcacccagtatctctcctggaggatggttgacctcacccagtatctctcctggaggatggttgacctcacccagtatctctcctggaggatggttgacctcacccagtatctctcctggaggatggttgacctcacccagtatctctcctggaggatggttgacctcacccagtatctctcctggaggatggttgacctcacccagtatctctcctggaggatggttgacctcacccagtatctctcctggaggatggttgacctcacccagtagctctcctggaggatggttggcctcacccagtagctctcctggaggatggttggcctcacccagtagctctcctggaggatggttggcctcacccagtagctctcctggaggatggttggcctcacccagtagctctcctggaggatggttggcctcacccagtagctctcctggaggatggttggcctcacccagtagctctcctggaggatggttgacctcacccagtagctctcctggaggatggttatCCACCCTGCAACACTACAATTACAACCAAATGCTTCTGTCATTTTTATAAAATAATTTCCCCTTTTCAATTGAACCTTTTTAATCAAATTGCTAAGGTGGGTGAGGTAGCGACCTAAGATGTTGATCTATTTGTAAGGTTAAAATATTCCGTTTTCAGGGGAGTTCTTGACAGCATAGGAGTTACTTGTCAATTAGGCTATTCTAAGAATCTATTTGAACTGTCAGAATTACATTGTCAGTATTGACTAGAGAAGATTCCTAGCCAGATTTGAGTTCTTCAGACTATTTTACAACCGGAGTATGCGGCATTGGGTTTCAACTGTGCTCGCTTATCAACTGCAACCACCATTTGCGGTTATACACAAGTGCCGGTGGAAAGTGGGGcggcaggcggcctagtggttagagcgtaggggcggcctagtggttagatcgtaggggcggcctagtggttagagcgtaggggcggcctagtggttagagcgtaggggcggcctagtggttagagcgtaggggcggcctagtggttagagcgtaggggcggcctagtggttgagacgtaggggcggcctagtggttagagacgtaggggcggcctagtggttagagcgtaggggcggcctagtggttagagcgtaggggcggcctagtggttagagcgtaggggcggcctagtggttagagcgtaggggcggcctagtggttagagcgtaggggcggcctagtggttagagcgtaggggcggcctagtggttagagcgtaggggcggcctagtggttagagcgtaggggcggcctagtggttagagcgtaggggcggcctagtggttagagcgtaggggcggcctagtggttagagcgtaggggcggcccagtggttagagtgtaggggcggcctagtggttagagcgtaggggcggcaggcggcctagtggttagagtgtaggggcggcctagtggttagagtgtaggggcggcctagtggttagagcgtaggggcggcctagtggttagagcgtaggggcggcctagtggttagagcgtagggggcggcctagtggttagagcgtaggggcggcctagtggttagagcgtaggggcggcctagtggttagagcgtaggggcggcctagtggttagagcgtaggggcggcctagtggttagagcgtaggggcggcctagtggttagagcgtaggggcggcctagtggttagagcgtaggggcggcccagtggttagagagtaggggcggcaggcggcctagtggttagagtgtaggggcggcctagtggttagagcgtaggggcggcaggcggcctagtggttagagtgtaggggccggcctagtggttagagcgtaggggcggcctagtggttagagtgtaggggcggcctagtggttagagcgtaggggcggcctagtggttagagcgtaggggcggcctagtggttagagcgtaggggcggcctagtggttagagcgtaggggcggcctagtggttagagcgtaggggcggcctagtggttagagcgtaggggcggcctagtggttagagcgtaggggcggcctagtggttagagcgtaggggcggcctagtggttagagcgtaggggcggcctagtggttagagcgtaggggcggcctagtggttagagcgtaggggcggcctagtggttagagcgtaggggcggcctagtggttagagcgtaggggcggcctagtggttagagcgtaggggcggcctagtggttagagcgtaggggcggcctagtggttagagcgtaggggcggcctagtggttagagcgtaggggcggcctagtggttagagcgtagggggcggcctagtggttagagcgtaggggcggcctagtggttagagcgtaggggcggcctagtggttagagcgtaggggcggcctagtggttagagcgtaggggcggcctagtggttagagcgtaggggcggcctagtggttagagcgtagggcggcctagtggtagtggttagagcggcctAGTAGAgcggggcggcctagtggttagagcgtaggggcggcctagtggttagagcgtaggggcggcctagtggttagagcgtaggggcggcctagtggttagagcgtaggggcggcctagtggttagagcgtaggggcggcctagtggttagagcgtaggggcggcctagtggttagagcgtaggggcggcaggcggcctagtggttagagtgtaggggcggcctagtggttagagcgtagggggcgGCCTagcaggcggcctagtggttagagtgtagggggcggcctagtggttagagcgtaggggcggcctagtggttagagcgtaggggcggcctagtggttagagcgtaggggcggcctagtggttagagcgtaggggcggcctagtggttagagcgtaggggcggcaggcggcctagtggttagagcgtaggggcggcaggcggcctagtggttagagcgtaggggcggcaggcggcctagtggttagagcgtagggcggcctagtggttagagcgtaggggcggcctagtggttagagcgtaggggcggcctagtggttagagcgtaggggcggcctagtggttagagcgtaggggcggcctagtggttagagcgtagagcgTAGTGGTTAAggggggcggcctagtggttagagcgtaggggcggcctagtggttagagcgtaggggcggcctagtggttagagcgtaggggcggcctagtggttagagcgtaggggcggcctagtggttagagcgtaggggcggcctagtggttagagcgtaggggcggcctagtggttagagcgtagggcggcctagtggttagagcgtagggggcggcctagtggttagagcgtaggggcggcctagtggttagagcgtaggggcggcctagtggttagagttaggggcggcctagtggttagagcgtagggcggcctagtggttagagcgtaggggccttggcctagtggttagagcgtaggggcggcctagtggttagagcgtagggggcggcctagtggttagagcgtggggcggcctagtggttagagcgtaggggcggcctagtggttagagcgtaggggcggcctagtggttattTTAGCGtagggtctagtggttagagcgtaggggcacggcctagtggttagagcgtaggggcggcctagtggttagagcaatagaatggcggcctagtggttagagcgtaggggcggcctagtggttagagcgtaggggcggcctagtgtgttagagcgtaggggcggcctagtggttagagcgtaggggcggcctagtggttagataaCGTACTGGcggcctattggttagagcgtaggggcggcctagtggttagagcgtaggggcaggcctagtggttagagcgtaggggcggcctagtggttagagcgtaggggcggcctagtggttagagcgtataACACACGGTGCCTAGTGGTTAGtagtagtggttagagcctagtggttagagcgtaggggcggcctagtggttagagcgtaggggcggcctagtggttagagcgtaggggcggcctagtggttagaggtgtgcggcctagtggttagagcgtaggggcggcctagtggttagacgtaggggcggcctagtggttagagcgtaggggcggctactagtggttagagcgtaggggtgcggcctagtggttagagcgtaggggcccctagtggttagagcgtaggggcaacctagtggttagagcgtaggggcggcctagtggttagagcgtaggggcggcctagtggttagacaacatctaggggcggcctagtggttagacaaCGTCTATAACACAgtgggcggcctagtggttagagcgtctaGGGTgtgcggcctagtggttagaacgtaggggcggcctagtggttagacgtAGGGGCGgcatctagtggttagagtgtaggggcactacctagtggttagagtgtgggcgGCCCTAGTGGTTAGACAACATCTAGGTGGCCctcggcctagtggttagagtgtaggggcggcctagtggtctataacacactgtgtgccctcgtctagagcgtaggggcggcctagtggttagagcgtctaGGGGCGgcacaacatctataacacagtgtgtgcgtaggggcggcctagtggttagagcgtaggggcggcctagtggtttagagtgttgggccggtaaccgaaaggttgctggattgtgTCCCttggctgacaaggtaaaaaaaaaaactaaatgtttttttgccaccgaacaaggcagttaacccactgttccccttaactgacttgccttgttcaataaatattaaataaataaagtatattAGGACATGAGTGCCATTTAATACATGCTAATAGTTaaactagttaaataaataaaacatgagtCGACTGACgacatctttttttaatacatgCTGATAGTTAACTAGCGTGAATTGAAAACAGTGTAGTTTGGCTGGTTATCTGTTTCCTCTGTAGATCATTATTTTACCTGCTGCGTAATGTCTGTCggcccactgacacacacacacacgggtgatGCACACCATTACTGTTCCAGGATTTTCATTGCTGTCCAAAAGTGAgcaaataactcactaactagcaatgAATGTGCACCTTGTGTGTTTGTTATGGATCCCTGGCAGTAGCAGACTCCCTGGGGTCTGTCAAAAAACATTTACAATTcattcataacagatttcacaacacactgtgtgccctcagactcctactccaccactaccacatatctacagtactaaatccatgtgtatgtatagtctataacacagtgtgtgccctcgggcctctactccactaccacaacatctataacacagtGTGTGCCCTCGGGCCTCTACTCCACCATTACCACACATCtataacacactgtgtgccctcgggcctctactccactaccacaacatctataacacactgtgtgccctcgggcctctactccactaccacaacatctataacacagtgtgtgccctcgggcctctactccactaccacaacatctataacacagtgtgtgccctcgggcctctactccactaccacaacatctataacacagtgtgtgccctcgggcctctactccactaccacaacatctataacacagtGTGTGCCCTCGGGCCTCTACTCCACCATTACCACACATCTATAACACAGTGTGTGCCCTCGGgcctctactccactaccacaacatctataacacagtGTGTGCCCTCGGGCCTCTACTCCATTAccacaacatctataacacagtgtgtgccctcgggcctctactccactaccacaacatctataacacactgtgtgccctcgggcctctactccactaccacaacatctataacacagtGTGTGCCCTCGGGCCTCTACTCCATTACCACACATCTATAACACAGTGTGTGCCCTCGGgcctctactccactaccacaacatctataacacactgtgtgccctcgggcctctactccactaccacaacatctataacacactgtgtgccctcgggcctctactccactaccacaacatctataacacactgtgtgccctcgggcctctactccactaccacaacatctataacacagtgtgtgccctcgggcctctactccactaccacaacatctataacacagtgtgtgccctcgggcctctactccactaccacaacatctataacacagtgtgtgccctcgggcctctactccactaccacaacatctataacacagtgtgtgccctcgggcctctactccactaccacaacatctataacacactgtgtgccctcgggcctctactccactaccacaacatctataacacactgtgtgccctcgggcctctactccactaccacaacatctataacacagtgtgtgccctcgggcctctactccactaccacaacatctataacacagtgtgtgccctcgggcctctactccactaccacaacatctataacacactgtgtgccctcgggcctctactccactaccacaacatctataacacagtgtgtgccctcgggcctctactccactaccacaacatctataacacagtGTGCGTATGTTTACAGTCCCCGTtgctccataaggtgtatttgtatCTGTATTTTAAATCTATATTCTACTGCCTGCACTCAGTTACACAGTGATGTGCCCTCGAATACTCCACTTCCACAACATCTATAAcactatgtagtactgtggactATACAGTCTATAACACATGTGTGCCCTGGCTCTATGTACTACCACACATCTATAACACAGTGTTCCATGTACTCCACTactctataacacagtactgtggaatagagttcacaTGTGTGCCCTAGTCATTACTCCACTACCACAACATCTATGGAATAGTGTTCCATCGTACTCCACTAccacaacatctataacacagtgtggaatagagttccatgtaccacacatctataacacactgtgtgccctgtGGAATACCAGTTCCACAGTGTGCCCTCAGTCATTACTCTATAACAGTACTGTGTGCCTCCAACAGTCTGTTTTGGACTTGGGGACTAACTACCACAGAATCTATAACACAGTGTAGAAACTCTATAACCAGTGTGTGCCCTGTAGGACCTGCACTAccacaacatctataacacactgTGTTGTTAAGAACAacatcataaggtgaatgcactacCACATCTGTAACACAGTgtgtgctctggataagagcgtctgctaaatgtgcCCTTAAATGTAA
This sequence is a window from Oncorhynchus gorbuscha isolate QuinsamMale2020 ecotype Even-year linkage group LG01, OgorEven_v1.0, whole genome shotgun sequence. Protein-coding genes within it:
- the LOC124031633 gene encoding nucleoporin NUP35-like isoform X1 produces the protein MSPMGAHKQPFSMMQTPLSGYMAVTPGTASSLFSPASTGQQAKSTMSPAQVDPFFTQGDALSSEDHLDDTWITVFGFPPASASYILLQFAQYGNITKHVMSNTGNWMHFQYQSKLQARKALSKDGKIFGEAIMIGVKPCIDKNVMESSDRGSTSSGSVFTPPVRNGTPSHHVTTPRSSMRPLSAAYKACSSDYQVVADRQTPRKDDSLVSKAMEYMFGW
- the LOC124031633 gene encoding nucleoporin NUP35-like isoform X2, with amino-acid sequence MDFQEPMTLGSPTSHKPGLGAQFLPGFLMGDLPAPVTPQPRSFGVMEMRSPFQAGEGEWLSPQPVVPTSKDKSGAPPVRSIYDDLSSPAIGMSPMGAHKQPFSMMQTPLSGYMAVTPGTASSLFSPASTGQQAKSTMSPAQVDPFFTQGDALSSEDHLDDTWITVFGFPPASASYILLQFAQYGNITKHVMSNTGNWMHFQYQSKLQARKALSKDGKIFGEAIMIGVKPCIDKNVMESSDRGSTSSGSVFTPPVRNGTPSHHVTTPRSSMRPLSAAYKACSSDYQVVADRQTPRKDDSLVSKAMEYMFGW